A segment of the Candidatus Eisenbacteria bacterium genome:
CAGAGGGCCGAGGTCGTGATCACGACCGGGGGCCTCGGCGGGACTTCCGATGACATCACCCGCAAGATCCTCGCCACGGTTCTCAAGCGCCAGCTCATCCTCCGCGAGGACCTCCTCGCGACGATGCGCGAGAGATTCTCGCGCGTCGGTCGCCCCGCGCCGGCGAATCTCGAGGCCCAGGC
Coding sequences within it:
- a CDS encoding competence/damage-inducible protein A, translating into MIGIEIVTIGREILTGRTTDTNFAFLARGLRARGLPCSWRTSVPDEREMMLQALEIALQRAEVVITTGGLGGTSDDITRKILATVLKRQLILREDLLATMRERFSRVGRPAPANLEAQA